In the Haloferula helveola genome, one interval contains:
- a CDS encoding CAP domain-containing protein produces the protein MRNPILILILAALPAVAQQSPDELAFIRKANQWMTSLEASKRRAAYTSWLQMGPDAMPKYRDALDKARDFHDKAIDTLCRGTRGRSNPYAEHQTLADQLDAERQRVIPLIRTDWKKEPKKIAMLREEMDALAELHTRVNRAGRAETKSFDAAINAHIDAMVEITREIERFEEESETADLSEADLRDQTVRNHIEAHHLEKLRKRFSKTREAVTSFEKAAEANKTAGPWAKGAMQTFAGILNGERAVLGLGPLRLEEKLSDAAEGHSKDMVRLGFFAHESPVKDKKTPWDRARLAGFKGNASGENIYMGSGNPQAAYNGWFGSDGHRFIMMASGPNVLGVGIAGNHWTMMTGRQ, from the coding sequence ATGAGAAACCCGATCCTGATCCTGATTCTGGCCGCCTTGCCCGCGGTGGCCCAGCAATCGCCCGACGAGCTTGCCTTCATCCGCAAGGCGAACCAATGGATGACCTCGCTCGAGGCATCGAAACGCCGTGCCGCCTACACCTCGTGGCTGCAGATGGGGCCCGACGCGATGCCGAAGTATCGCGACGCCCTCGATAAGGCCCGCGACTTCCACGACAAGGCGATCGACACGCTGTGCCGCGGCACTCGCGGACGCAGCAACCCTTACGCCGAGCACCAGACGCTGGCCGACCAGCTCGATGCCGAACGCCAGCGGGTCATCCCGCTGATCCGCACCGACTGGAAGAAGGAGCCGAAGAAGATCGCGATGCTACGCGAGGAAATGGACGCGCTCGCCGAGCTCCACACCCGCGTCAACCGTGCCGGCCGCGCGGAAACGAAAAGCTTCGATGCCGCGATCAATGCCCACATTGACGCCATGGTCGAGATCACGCGGGAGATCGAACGATTCGAAGAGGAATCCGAAACCGCCGACCTCTCCGAAGCCGATCTGCGCGACCAGACGGTCCGAAACCACATCGAGGCCCATCATCTGGAAAAGCTCCGGAAACGCTTCAGCAAGACCCGCGAAGCCGTCACGTCCTTCGAAAAGGCCGCCGAAGCCAACAAAACCGCCGGCCCGTGGGCCAAGGGCGCCATGCAGACTTTCGCCGGCATCCTCAACGGCGAACGCGCCGTGCTCGGCCTCGGTCCGCTGCGGCTCGAGGAAAAGCTCTCCGACGCGGCCGAAGGTCACTCGAAGGACATGGTTCGGCTCGGATTCTTCGCCCATGAGTCACCCGTAAAGGACAAGAAGACGCCTTGGGACCGGGCCAGGCTCGCGGGCTTCAAGGGCAACGCCAGCGGCGAGAACATCTACATGGGCTCCGGCAATCCGCAGGCCGCCTACAACGGCTGGTTCGGCTCCGACGGCCACCGCTTCATCATGATGGCCTCCGGCCCCAACGTCCTCGGTGTCGGCATCGCCGGCAACCACTGGACGATGATGACGGGGAGGCAATGA
- a CDS encoding aspartate 1-decarboxylase, whose amino-acid sequence MLRQVLKSKLYKAVVTDSIVDYEGSIEIPRDLMEAADLWPGEKVLVASIDTTARLETYVLPGEPGTGRILVNGGAANRIKQGERLTIMAFALSETPVEPVKLVLDAENRIVRAGR is encoded by the coding sequence ATGCTTCGCCAGGTTCTCAAGTCCAAGCTCTACAAGGCGGTCGTGACCGACTCGATCGTCGATTACGAGGGCAGCATCGAGATTCCCCGCGATCTCATGGAGGCGGCCGACCTGTGGCCCGGAGAAAAGGTGCTGGTGGCTTCGATCGACACCACCGCCCGACTCGAAACCTACGTGCTGCCGGGCGAGCCGGGCACCGGGCGGATTCTGGTCAATGGCGGCGCCGCCAACCGGATCAAGCAGGGCGAGCGGCTGACCATCATGGCTTTCGCTCTCAGCGAGACGCCGGTCGAGCCCGTGAAGCTGGTCCTCGACGCCGAGAACCGGATCGTCCGGGCGGGCCGCTGA
- the secG gene encoding preprotein translocase subunit SecG yields MILAAIDWLDISIKLLLIVFVIDALLMSMLILMQRPKQEGLGAAFGSGMTDQMFGARTTDVLQKGTVWLGTLFFVLTLTLAILYARQNESQPTLAKDEAPAEEEVVEETPTEEEGSLEDALEGSLVDPTGGAAEETEEMPAEGSATTEDSDESTDPAATDTTDGGTAEETPATTDEEMPAETSGETTPSEGSSTEGTGDESNETPAADDAAGDEDSPAADGEPAAEEAPAGEAEEPAAAGDGEEEQP; encoded by the coding sequence ATGATTCTCGCCGCTATCGACTGGCTCGACATCAGCATCAAGCTGCTGCTGATCGTCTTCGTAATCGACGCGCTCCTGATGAGCATGCTGATCCTCATGCAGCGGCCGAAGCAGGAAGGTCTCGGTGCCGCTTTCGGCTCCGGCATGACCGACCAGATGTTCGGCGCGCGCACCACCGACGTTCTGCAGAAGGGCACGGTGTGGCTCGGCACGCTTTTCTTCGTCCTCACCCTGACCCTGGCAATTCTCTACGCTCGCCAGAACGAGAGCCAGCCGACGCTCGCCAAGGACGAGGCACCGGCCGAGGAAGAGGTGGTCGAGGAGACTCCGACTGAGGAGGAAGGTTCGCTTGAAGACGCCCTCGAGGGATCGCTGGTTGATCCGACCGGAGGCGCTGCCGAAGAAACCGAGGAGATGCCTGCCGAGGGCTCGGCCACGACGGAGGATTCCGATGAGTCGACGGATCCGGCGGCGACCGACACCACCGACGGCGGAACCGCCGAGGAAACTCCGGCGACGACCGACGAGGAGATGCCGGCCGAAACCTCGGGAGAGACGACTCCGTCCGAAGGTTCCTCCACCGAGGGAACGGGCGACGAGTCGAACGAAACGCCGGCGGCGGATGATGCTGCGGGCGACGAAGACTCTCCTGCTGCCGACGGCGAGCCTGCGGCCGAAGAGGCCCCCGCCGGTGAGGCGGAAGAGCCTGCTGCTGCGGGCGATGGCGAAGAAGAGCAGCCCTGA
- a CDS encoding rhomboid family intramembrane serine protease: MSMESTVPVPVWARPDAFARAGEGWGWVDRKGRRTSVGSFDELSAAIVDDAGARVDMVWTPQSDYLVLPEEVADLHPALKAARIRWAEWEISEGRRQMMLFGAIFAGIAIYSLASGREMLAFGPLGLAALLFIVLGLIPWYQGRKRLIRARQWVEGSLEIDVPALRFETWLIHEKAPVTRTMLWILVAVGLVQILAPANLMEQVDRGGLTKVDGRPADWWRLATAPMLHGHWIHFLFNAAALAYLGRRMEVLVRWPHVVMVFILAAWVGGEASSRFMPNMPSLGASGGLMGMLGFLLVFEWMHPALVPESSRRRLLAALLLTAAIGIGLFRFIDNGAHGGGLVAGMLYAFAVFPKSSSAKRPNETGTDRIAGSIGLVMIALAAAWTCWVLVR; encoded by the coding sequence ATGTCGATGGAATCCACCGTTCCAGTGCCGGTTTGGGCGCGTCCCGACGCTTTCGCGCGGGCTGGCGAAGGCTGGGGTTGGGTGGATCGCAAAGGCCGCCGTACGTCCGTGGGGAGTTTCGACGAGCTCTCGGCTGCGATCGTTGACGATGCCGGAGCGCGGGTCGACATGGTTTGGACGCCCCAGTCCGACTACCTCGTCCTGCCCGAGGAAGTTGCAGACCTGCATCCGGCGCTGAAGGCTGCGAGAATCCGTTGGGCCGAGTGGGAGATCTCCGAGGGTCGTCGTCAGATGATGCTGTTCGGGGCCATCTTCGCCGGGATCGCGATTTACTCGCTGGCCAGTGGCAGGGAAATGCTGGCCTTCGGGCCGCTGGGTCTGGCGGCGCTGCTGTTCATCGTTCTCGGTTTGATTCCTTGGTATCAGGGACGCAAGCGTCTCATCCGGGCCAGGCAGTGGGTCGAGGGAAGTCTGGAGATCGACGTCCCGGCCCTGCGTTTCGAGACGTGGCTGATTCATGAGAAGGCGCCGGTCACGAGGACGATGCTGTGGATTCTTGTCGCGGTCGGGCTCGTTCAGATCCTCGCTCCGGCGAACCTGATGGAGCAGGTCGACCGTGGCGGACTGACAAAGGTCGACGGTCGCCCGGCTGATTGGTGGCGGTTGGCGACGGCGCCGATGCTGCACGGCCACTGGATCCACTTTCTTTTCAATGCCGCGGCGCTGGCCTATCTCGGACGACGGATGGAGGTGCTGGTCCGTTGGCCGCACGTGGTTATGGTCTTCATCCTCGCGGCTTGGGTCGGAGGTGAGGCGTCGAGCCGGTTCATGCCCAACATGCCGTCGCTGGGAGCATCCGGGGGGTTGATGGGGATGCTCGGTTTCCTGCTCGTCTTCGAGTGGATGCATCCGGCGCTGGTTCCGGAAAGCTCACGCCGGCGGTTGCTCGCGGCGTTGCTCCTCACCGCGGCGATCGGAATCGGATTGTTCCGCTTCATCGACAACGGTGCGCACGGCGGCGGACTGGTCGCAGGAATGCTCTACGCCTTCGCCGTTTTTCCGAAGTCGTCATCGGCCAAGCGGCCGAATGAAACCGGGACCGACCGGATCGCAGGTTCGATCGGACTGGTGATGATCGCGCTCGCCGCCGCCTGGACGTGCTGGGTGCTTGTCCGTTGA
- a CDS encoding tetratricopeptide repeat protein encodes MLRFAILMLFPAVLVAQEAPRAQPVDPALQGNPAEDSFQHARNVYESAKRSNGAAQLDLYRISADRFSRYLNQFPDHPNAEAAWWYLGESFYGIGRVEDAKRCFHSLLNRFGKGRYAAAAAYKLGADHFNNRQYALAATLFEKLASIATNPTDRQRGLYYTGKSFELQGRDRQAGTYYKAVIGDGDPNNPYLDKARIDYGKLLSKEGKLDEALQLLDKVAVSRASLELRGEAALQAGAVAAKLGDAKRSDLYFEMVLTTSGMEEFRPDAQIAMMAARFDQKRYDDVISIFRRSVDRSEGEREAQRLMLAARAFMMLDRNADALPLFREVERLQPKESDLAFEATYFRLLCFFRIEGRHVLDQVEAFLQLYQKTHPRDPKIHTALLMKAETLYSDKKLAEAADAYRDIDPATLSEKNRRGMLYKRGRCLSEAGDPEGAAKSLDAFIEKYPEDERIPLAYAARGRASMDLGRTASALADFQKLIETTKDEKLLSLAYLESAEIHKQQNELDAMVKCYRDFLGNVKEAAPSATAKASYWAGWGLVKLGRGAEALTYLENARELAPDLYTKHAGLLLCLVHLAEKNPEPLITEVGKAIEMSYAGDLPEPLVRWAADQAFNAKDFINAARFYDLIADDENPELVVKEVWRFLGKARIESGDPGGALTAIEHALAAEQDPAWRADGLTDKGRALVNLKRLDEATKAVEAGLELRPEGRVGANLHLLRGDILMAQGKPDEAVRSYILPVQLMDDNDELVKPRALYKLIDALEKSGKGADAEKYRQELKQKYPKWKP; translated from the coding sequence ATGCTTCGTTTCGCGATCCTGATGCTCTTCCCGGCCGTTCTGGTGGCCCAGGAAGCGCCCCGGGCACAGCCGGTGGATCCTGCCCTGCAGGGAAATCCCGCCGAGGATTCGTTCCAGCACGCCCGCAACGTCTACGAATCGGCGAAGCGCTCGAACGGAGCCGCACAGCTCGACCTCTACCGGATTTCGGCGGACCGCTTCAGCCGCTACCTGAACCAGTTCCCGGATCACCCGAATGCCGAAGCCGCGTGGTGGTATCTCGGCGAGTCGTTTTACGGAATCGGCCGTGTCGAGGACGCCAAGCGTTGCTTCCACTCGCTGCTCAACCGCTTCGGCAAAGGCCGCTACGCCGCCGCTGCCGCCTACAAGCTCGGCGCCGACCATTTCAACAATCGCCAATACGCGCTGGCCGCCACCCTGTTCGAGAAACTCGCCTCGATCGCCACCAATCCGACCGACCGGCAGCGGGGCCTTTATTACACCGGCAAGAGCTTCGAACTCCAGGGCCGCGACCGCCAGGCCGGGACGTACTACAAGGCCGTCATCGGCGACGGCGATCCGAACAACCCGTATCTCGACAAGGCCCGGATCGACTACGGCAAGCTGTTGTCGAAGGAAGGCAAACTCGATGAAGCGCTCCAGCTGCTCGACAAGGTCGCGGTCTCGCGAGCCTCGCTCGAGTTGCGCGGTGAGGCGGCGCTGCAGGCGGGCGCGGTGGCGGCCAAGTTGGGCGATGCCAAGCGCTCCGACCTCTACTTCGAGATGGTCCTGACCACCTCCGGCATGGAGGAGTTCCGGCCGGACGCGCAGATCGCGATGATGGCCGCGCGCTTCGACCAGAAGCGCTACGACGACGTCATCAGCATCTTCCGCCGCAGTGTCGACCGCAGCGAGGGCGAGCGCGAGGCCCAGCGACTGATGCTGGCCGCCCGCGCCTTCATGATGCTCGACCGCAATGCCGACGCCCTTCCGCTTTTCCGCGAAGTCGAGCGGCTGCAGCCGAAGGAATCCGACCTTGCTTTCGAGGCGACGTACTTCCGCCTGCTGTGCTTCTTCCGGATCGAGGGCCGCCACGTGCTCGACCAGGTCGAGGCCTTCCTCCAGCTCTACCAGAAGACGCATCCGCGCGATCCGAAGATCCACACCGCGCTCCTGATGAAGGCGGAGACGCTCTACTCGGACAAGAAGCTTGCCGAAGCGGCCGACGCCTACCGCGACATCGACCCGGCGACGCTTTCCGAAAAGAACCGCCGCGGCATGCTCTACAAGCGGGGCCGTTGCCTGTCGGAAGCCGGCGACCCGGAAGGTGCCGCCAAGTCGCTCGATGCCTTCATCGAGAAGTATCCCGAAGACGAACGCATCCCGCTGGCCTACGCCGCCCGCGGCCGGGCATCGATGGATCTTGGCCGCACGGCTTCGGCACTGGCGGACTTCCAGAAACTCATCGAGACCACCAAGGACGAGAAGCTGTTGAGCCTCGCCTATCTGGAAAGCGCGGAGATCCACAAGCAGCAGAACGAGCTCGACGCGATGGTGAAGTGCTATCGCGACTTCCTCGGAAACGTGAAGGAGGCCGCCCCGTCTGCCACCGCCAAGGCCTCTTACTGGGCCGGTTGGGGATTGGTGAAGCTCGGCCGTGGTGCCGAAGCGTTGACCTATCTTGAGAATGCCCGGGAACTCGCTCCCGACCTCTACACCAAGCACGCAGGACTGCTGCTGTGCCTGGTCCACCTCGCCGAGAAGAACCCTGAGCCTCTGATCACCGAGGTCGGCAAGGCGATCGAAATGAGCTACGCCGGCGACTTGCCCGAGCCGCTGGTCCGCTGGGCCGCCGACCAGGCATTCAATGCCAAGGACTTCATCAACGCCGCCCGCTTCTACGACCTCATCGCCGATGACGAGAATCCGGAGTTGGTCGTCAAGGAGGTCTGGCGCTTCCTCGGCAAGGCCCGTATCGAATCGGGCGATCCCGGTGGCGCCCTGACCGCGATCGAGCACGCTCTGGCTGCCGAGCAGGATCCGGCATGGCGGGCCGACGGCCTCACCGACAAGGGTCGCGCCCTCGTTAATCTCAAGCGTCTCGACGAAGCCACGAAGGCGGTTGAGGCCGGATTGGAACTGCGCCCGGAGGGTCGGGTCGGAGCCAATCTTCACCTGCTCCGCGGCGATATCCTGATGGCCCAAGGGAAGCCCGATGAAGCCGTCCGCTCGTACATTCTCCCGGTCCAACTGATGGACGACAACGACGAGTTGGTGAAACCGAGAGCGCTCTACAAGCTCATCGATGCTCTGGAGAAATCCGGCAAGGGAGCCGACGCCGAGAAATACCGGCAGGAGCTCAAGCAGAAGTATCCCAAGTGGAAGCCCTGA
- a CDS encoding biopolymer transporter ExbD: MKFQNREPQPAAMQMAPMIDIVFLLLIFFIVTWQFSRDEMDLKIAVPTSEEGADPKRVLGEIVLNVRADGSVSVWGETKTRAQLKETLSAIATQHENQPVRVRGDSTTPFQEIVEVIDTCQQAGIWNISFATQRPQPSE, translated from the coding sequence ATGAAATTCCAGAACCGAGAGCCGCAACCCGCGGCGATGCAGATGGCACCGATGATCGACATCGTGTTCCTGCTGCTGATTTTCTTCATCGTGACGTGGCAGTTCTCGCGCGACGAAATGGATCTCAAGATTGCCGTCCCGACGTCCGAGGAAGGCGCCGATCCGAAGCGCGTGCTCGGTGAAATCGTCCTCAACGTCCGCGCCGACGGCAGCGTGTCGGTTTGGGGTGAAACGAAGACCCGGGCCCAACTGAAGGAGACGCTTTCGGCCATCGCGACCCAGCACGAGAACCAGCCGGTCCGGGTGCGTGGCGACTCGACCACGCCGTTTCAGGAAATTGTCGAGGTGATCGACACCTGTCAGCAGGCCGGCATCTGGAACATCTCGTTCGCCACCCAGCGGCCCCAGCCGTCGGAGTAA
- a CDS encoding MotA/TolQ/ExbB proton channel family protein — protein MRWFTFSTAAWLLTSASARAAEETEGIIPREFDFMEIVEKGGIMMYPLAVLSVAAMVLILLYLMTIRRNTVVSDRFMNTAEAMIRKRDFLGLISYSHRQNQCMARITQKSLEFMTKNSSATFGEVREIAESEGSRQAGMLSSRITYLADIGSIAPMVGLLGTVLGMIQSFLHISRGGFEGVKQMELASGVSEALVTTATGLAIGIPALVFYSLFRGRVQKYVSELEAATTHLMAMLHAQVQRQRPAGEAAPAPRRADDYAMPVPSPLADDRPDLHGI, from the coding sequence ATGAGGTGGTTCACATTTTCAACGGCAGCCTGGCTGCTGACATCCGCCAGCGCCCGCGCCGCTGAGGAAACCGAGGGAATCATCCCACGCGAGTTCGACTTCATGGAGATCGTCGAGAAGGGCGGGATCATGATGTACCCGCTGGCGGTGCTATCGGTCGCCGCGATGGTGCTGATTCTCCTCTACCTGATGACCATCCGCCGCAACACGGTGGTCAGCGACCGTTTCATGAACACCGCCGAGGCGATGATCCGCAAACGCGACTTCCTCGGGCTGATCAGCTACAGCCACCGGCAGAACCAGTGCATGGCCCGGATCACCCAGAAGAGCCTCGAGTTCATGACCAAAAACAGCTCGGCAACCTTCGGGGAGGTTCGGGAAATCGCCGAGTCGGAGGGCTCGCGCCAGGCCGGCATGCTCAGCTCGCGCATCACCTATCTGGCCGACATCGGCTCGATCGCTCCGATGGTCGGCCTGCTCGGCACCGTGCTCGGCATGATCCAGTCGTTCCTCCACATCTCGCGAGGCGGATTCGAAGGCGTGAAGCAGATGGAACTCGCGTCGGGCGTGTCGGAGGCGCTGGTCACCACCGCCACCGGTCTCGCCATCGGAATCCCGGCGCTGGTCTTCTACTCGCTCTTCCGCGGCCGGGTGCAGAAGTACGTTTCCGAACTCGAGGCCGCTACGACCCACCTGATGGCGATGCTCCATGCGCAGGTCCAGCGGCAGCGTCCCGCCGGCGAAGCCGCTCCGGCGCCTCGCCGAGCCGACGACTATGCGATGCCGGTCCCCTCACCGCTCGCCGATGACCGTCCCGATCTTCACGGCATCTGA
- a CDS encoding sulfatase-like hydrolase/transferase — MGMRKVWNGAGRALVVAGIVAGPLFAADGKLPNILIIYADDFGYGDLSCYNPKSAYETPRLDRMAAEGIRFTDSHSPSTICSPSRYGLFSGQQIYRSTGRGGGAFEGPGGPSYLKPGTLTLGDMLKEKGYRTGIFGKWHVGLTWLDENGERLGGGFENSLKIDYEKSTPLVDGPNARGFDESFVTPNCPTTDPLYVYIENGMVPVPADRRHKRDTLPNPGGKWRWDNDEGWKAPGYEFVKADLMFYDKTKEFITTHRKQHPDQPFFAVFSTQIAHAPVLPAPEFEGSTEAGPRGDFVRELDTLVGRMLDLLEQLGVDDETLVLFNADNGPETLHVVWMREDHEHDASGGWRGVKRDAWEGGHRVPFIARWPGRIPGGQVTDQMINTTDIFATLASVVGYPLPDKAAVDSFDLLPVMIGKQESGKSVRPHLLTQSFRGEFQIRKGKWKYLDHKGSGGNSYDKGELAKYALPEKEPDAPGQLYDLEKDPGETTNLYFKNEAKRKEMQALLKELKESGRSAPTGRVPLGMENIPKLK, encoded by the coding sequence ATGGGAATGCGCAAGGTATGGAACGGGGCCGGCCGGGCTCTGGTGGTGGCTGGAATCGTCGCGGGACCGCTTTTCGCCGCGGACGGCAAGTTGCCGAATATCCTGATTATTTACGCCGATGACTTCGGCTACGGCGACTTGTCCTGCTACAACCCGAAGTCAGCCTACGAGACACCGCGTCTCGACCGGATGGCTGCCGAGGGGATCCGCTTCACCGACTCCCACAGTCCCTCGACGATCTGCTCGCCCTCGCGCTACGGGCTTTTTTCCGGGCAGCAGATCTACCGGTCGACCGGCCGCGGCGGCGGCGCGTTCGAAGGGCCGGGCGGTCCGAGTTATCTGAAACCCGGAACGCTCACCTTGGGAGACATGCTCAAGGAGAAAGGCTACCGGACGGGGATCTTCGGCAAGTGGCACGTCGGACTGACTTGGCTCGACGAGAATGGCGAGCGCCTTGGTGGCGGGTTCGAGAACTCGCTCAAGATCGATTACGAGAAGAGCACGCCGCTGGTCGACGGGCCGAACGCCCGCGGCTTCGACGAGTCATTCGTCACGCCGAACTGTCCGACAACCGATCCGCTCTACGTCTACATTGAAAATGGAATGGTGCCGGTCCCGGCCGACCGGCGCCACAAACGCGATACCCTGCCGAACCCCGGCGGCAAGTGGCGGTGGGACAACGACGAAGGCTGGAAGGCGCCCGGCTACGAGTTCGTGAAGGCGGACCTGATGTTCTACGACAAGACCAAGGAGTTCATCACCACCCATCGCAAGCAGCACCCGGATCAACCGTTCTTCGCGGTGTTCTCGACCCAGATCGCCCACGCGCCGGTACTGCCGGCGCCGGAGTTCGAAGGATCGACCGAGGCGGGACCGCGCGGTGATTTCGTGCGTGAGCTCGACACTTTGGTGGGACGGATGTTGGACCTGCTCGAACAGCTCGGGGTCGATGACGAGACGCTGGTGCTTTTCAATGCCGACAATGGTCCCGAAACACTGCACGTCGTCTGGATGCGCGAGGATCACGAGCACGATGCTTCGGGTGGCTGGCGTGGTGTGAAACGCGATGCGTGGGAGGGCGGACATCGCGTGCCGTTCATCGCCCGGTGGCCGGGGAGGATTCCCGGCGGGCAGGTCACCGACCAGATGATCAACACCACCGACATCTTCGCCACGCTGGCCTCGGTGGTCGGTTACCCACTGCCCGACAAGGCGGCGGTCGACAGTTTCGACCTGCTGCCGGTGATGATCGGCAAGCAGGAGTCCGGGAAGAGCGTCCGGCCGCATCTGCTCACACAGAGTTTCCGCGGCGAGTTCCAGATCCGGAAAGGGAAGTGGAAGTATCTCGATCACAAGGGTTCGGGCGGCAACAGCTACGACAAGGGCGAACTCGCGAAATACGCGTTGCCCGAGAAGGAACCTGATGCCCCGGGCCAGCTGTACGACCTCGAAAAGGATCCGGGCGAGACGACCAACCTGTATTTCAAGAACGAGGCGAAGCGAAAGGAGATGCAGGCGCTGCTGAAGGAGCTCAAGGAGAGCGGTCGCAGCGCTCCGACCGGCCGGGTGCCTCTCGGAATGGAGAATATTCCGAAGCTGAAGTAA
- a CDS encoding SEC-C metal-binding domain-containing protein codes for MKRGHRVVHGDKELSEKLGRNDPCPCGSGRRFQGVLHEVG; via the coding sequence GTGAAGCGCGGCCACCGCGTGGTTCACGGTGACAAGGAACTGAGCGAGAAGCTCGGCCGCAATGATCCCTGTCCCTGCGGCTCGGGACGCCGGTTTCAAGGCGTGCTGCATGAAGTCGGGTGA
- the gnd gene encoding decarboxylating NADP(+)-dependent phosphogluconate dehydrogenase, which translates to MSNSDFGLIGLAVMGQNLVLNVESRGFKVSVYNRTTSIMEEFVSAHPDKQLVGESTLEGFVQSLAKPRKIMIMVKAGGPVDAVIESLIPLLDKDDIIIDGGNSLYTDTERRDAWCSKEGLRFIGAGVSGGEEGARKGPSIMPGGPASTWEVMKPIFESISAKVDGVPCVTHIGPGGAGHFVKMVHNGIEYGDMQLICEAYNIFKAAGFSNEELADIFAEWNAGDLESFLIEITANIFKQKDPETGKDIVDLIVDKAGQKGTGRWTVMESVEQAVPFSTIAGSVEARIISSMRGQRKNASGILQGPDNWGFELSGMSKEDLVSKVRNALYASKIVSYAQGLDLIAKVGREKNWSLDLGAIARIWRGGCIIRAKFLNRITEAFEADADLTNLMLAPFFTEILNSGQKDWREVVALAATNGIPVPSFGGSLSYYDAYRAERLPANLLQAQRDFFGAHTYERIDKPEGEFFHTEDWPELIS; encoded by the coding sequence ATGAGCAACAGTGATTTCGGTCTCATCGGCCTGGCTGTCATGGGCCAGAACCTCGTCCTGAACGTCGAGTCCCGCGGCTTCAAGGTGTCCGTTTACAACCGCACGACCTCCATCATGGAGGAATTCGTGTCCGCCCACCCCGACAAGCAACTGGTCGGCGAATCGACTCTCGAGGGCTTCGTCCAGTCGCTCGCCAAGCCGCGCAAGATCATGATCATGGTCAAGGCCGGCGGCCCGGTCGACGCGGTCATCGAGTCGCTCATCCCGCTGCTCGACAAGGACGACATCATCATCGACGGCGGCAACTCGCTCTACACCGACACCGAGCGCCGCGACGCGTGGTGCTCGAAGGAAGGTCTCCGCTTCATCGGCGCCGGCGTTTCCGGCGGTGAGGAAGGCGCGCGCAAGGGCCCGTCGATCATGCCCGGCGGCCCGGCTTCCACCTGGGAAGTCATGAAGCCGATCTTCGAGAGCATCTCGGCCAAGGTCGACGGCGTGCCGTGCGTGACCCACATCGGTCCCGGCGGTGCCGGCCACTTCGTCAAGATGGTGCACAACGGCATCGAGTACGGCGACATGCAGCTCATCTGCGAGGCCTACAACATCTTCAAGGCCGCCGGCTTCTCGAACGAGGAGCTCGCCGACATCTTCGCCGAGTGGAATGCCGGCGACCTCGAGTCGTTCCTGATCGAGATCACCGCGAACATCTTCAAGCAGAAGGATCCCGAAACCGGTAAGGACATCGTCGACCTGATCGTCGACAAGGCCGGCCAGAAGGGCACCGGACGCTGGACCGTGATGGAGTCGGTCGAGCAGGCCGTTCCGTTCTCGACCATCGCCGGCTCGGTGGAAGCGCGGATCATTTCCTCGATGCGCGGCCAGCGGAAGAATGCCTCGGGCATCCTCCAGGGTCCCGACAACTGGGGCTTCGAGCTTTCCGGCATGAGCAAGGAAGACCTTGTCTCGAAGGTCCGCAACGCGCTCTACGCTTCGAAGATCGTTTCCTACGCCCAGGGCCTCGACCTGATCGCCAAGGTCGGCAGGGAGAAGAACTGGAGTCTCGACCTCGGCGCGATCGCCCGCATCTGGCGCGGCGGCTGCATCATCCGCGCGAAGTTCCTCAACCGCATCACCGAGGCCTTCGAGGCCGATGCCGACCTGACCAACCTGATGCTCGCTCCCTTCTTCACCGAGATCCTGAACTCGGGTCAGAAGGACTGGCGTGAGGTGGTGGCACTCGCCGCGACCAACGGCATCCCGGTCCCGTCCTTCGGCGGATCGCTGTCGTACTACGACGCCTACCGTGCCGAGCGCCTGCCGGCCAACCTGCTGCAGGCCCAGCGCGACTTCTTCGGCGCCCACACCTACGAGCGGATCGACAAGCCGGAAGGCGAGTTCTTCCACACGGAAGACTGGCCCGAGCTGATCAGCTGA